A region from the Myxococcaceae bacterium JPH2 genome encodes:
- a CDS encoding kinesin, with amino-acid sequence MTSLVYRRYGGSLQVDIPTFDVLTEAVRIPATQWIATACPLEGLSCDARFLKFVDADGNGRIRVEEVRAAVEWTAQRLKDRRGADASSDVLELAAVSDAGAALKDAARMILQTLNAPDATRISLEQVRASDKALRDAGKNGDGLVAPASLPERLRPLGEAIQSSFPEVKNRAGKPGIDVAAVQRFREARGTLLAHLEQRAGLFSWGEASLERARRVREMAPLLDGYFLQCRLVAAQPEAAASLRLRAERVEGALGDLTALGKAADELPVAPPESSGVLTWAKLFRGPAYERLESFRRDVVVPLLGDGERLTDTAWRELSAKASGILTWNDTLEASPLKKHVELLPGVRDEDLDAIEAASREDLALQGTLGAIDELERIILYQRWLLVFANNFISMPDLYLPKRRALVEKGTLIMAGRKYMLSVLAKDRAQHAALTGQGTTCILYVSVAPKEGGASYEVAVPVTRGRSTELGVGKRGVFYDVEGKEHDATVTQVIRQPVSLWESMTMPFARIGTFITSKVEGLASTGEKTFDSTLEKGYTQTVAAVPPPPAPAAPVAGAPAGGVAGVLAAGGIAFAALGSSLAFILTQVKALTLVDLVTAVTLIAIVVMGPAGLLGWLKLRRRNLALLLEGAGWALNDRLMLTSDLSALVTRRPKLPAQARVDHLDVVRSALHRDPEDDEREGMSWWARAGLTLAIVFVLLWQVREPLTAYLCTHGWLSEDMCRALLPQQMPPAPPLVAPPAATKP; translated from the coding sequence ATGACTTCGCTCGTCTATCGCCGCTATGGCGGCTCGCTTCAGGTCGACATCCCGACCTTCGATGTCCTCACCGAGGCCGTGCGCATCCCGGCCACCCAGTGGATCGCCACGGCCTGTCCGCTCGAGGGACTGAGCTGTGATGCGCGCTTCCTCAAGTTCGTGGACGCGGATGGCAATGGCCGCATCCGCGTCGAGGAGGTTCGCGCCGCGGTGGAGTGGACCGCGCAGCGGCTGAAGGATCGCCGGGGAGCGGACGCGTCCAGTGACGTGCTGGAGCTGGCCGCGGTCTCGGATGCTGGCGCGGCGCTGAAGGACGCGGCGCGGATGATCCTCCAGACGCTGAACGCGCCGGACGCGACGCGCATCTCGCTGGAGCAGGTGCGCGCCAGCGACAAGGCGCTGCGAGACGCGGGCAAGAACGGCGACGGGCTCGTGGCCCCCGCGTCGCTGCCCGAGCGCCTGCGTCCGCTGGGCGAGGCCATCCAGTCTTCATTCCCCGAGGTGAAGAACCGCGCGGGGAAGCCCGGCATCGACGTGGCCGCGGTGCAGCGGTTCCGCGAGGCGCGTGGGACGTTGCTCGCGCACTTGGAGCAACGCGCGGGCCTCTTCTCCTGGGGCGAGGCCAGCCTGGAGCGGGCCCGGCGCGTGCGAGAGATGGCGCCGCTCCTGGACGGCTACTTCCTGCAGTGCCGACTGGTGGCCGCGCAGCCCGAGGCGGCGGCGAGCCTGCGTCTGCGCGCGGAGCGAGTCGAGGGCGCGCTCGGAGATTTGACCGCGCTGGGCAAGGCCGCGGACGAGCTGCCGGTGGCTCCGCCCGAGTCGTCGGGCGTGCTGACCTGGGCGAAGCTGTTCCGCGGGCCGGCCTATGAGCGACTGGAGTCCTTCCGCCGCGACGTGGTCGTGCCGCTCCTGGGCGACGGTGAGCGCCTCACCGACACGGCGTGGCGCGAGCTGAGCGCGAAGGCGAGCGGCATCCTCACGTGGAACGACACGCTGGAGGCGAGCCCGCTGAAGAAGCACGTGGAGCTGCTGCCCGGCGTGCGCGACGAGGACCTCGACGCCATCGAGGCCGCGAGCCGCGAGGACCTGGCGCTCCAGGGCACCTTGGGCGCCATCGACGAGCTGGAGCGGATCATCCTGTACCAGCGCTGGCTGCTGGTGTTCGCCAACAACTTCATCAGCATGCCCGACCTGTACCTGCCGAAGCGGCGGGCGCTGGTGGAGAAGGGCACGCTCATCATGGCCGGCCGCAAGTACATGCTGTCGGTGCTGGCGAAGGATCGCGCGCAGCACGCGGCCCTCACGGGGCAGGGCACCACCTGCATTCTCTACGTCAGCGTGGCGCCCAAGGAGGGCGGTGCCAGCTACGAGGTGGCGGTGCCCGTCACGCGGGGGCGCAGCACCGAGCTGGGCGTGGGCAAGCGCGGCGTCTTCTACGACGTGGAGGGCAAGGAGCACGACGCCACCGTCACGCAGGTCATCCGGCAGCCCGTGTCGCTGTGGGAGTCCATGACCATGCCGTTCGCTCGCATCGGCACCTTCATCACCTCGAAGGTGGAGGGGCTCGCGTCCACGGGCGAGAAGACCTTCGATTCGACGCTGGAGAAGGGCTACACGCAGACGGTGGCCGCCGTGCCGCCGCCTCCTGCTCCGGCCGCTCCCGTCGCGGGAGCTCCAGCGGGTGGTGTGGCGGGCGTGCTCGCGGCGGGCGGCATCGCCTTCGCGGCGCTGGGCTCGTCGCTGGCCTTCATCCTGACGCAGGTCAAGGCGCTGACGCTGGTGGACCTCGTCACCGCGGTGACGCTCATCGCCATCGTGGTGATGGGCCCCGCGGGGCTCCTGGGTTGGCTCAAGCTGCGCCGTCGCAACCTCGCGCTGCTGCTCGAGGGGGCGGGGTGGGCGCTGAACGATCGCTTGATGCTCACGTCGGACCTGTCGGCGCTGGTCACCCGTCGTCCCAAGCTCCCGGCGCAAGCCCGGGTGGATCACCTGGACGTGGTGCGCAGCGCGCTCCACCGCGATCCCGAAGACGACGAGCGCGAGGGCATGTCGTGGTGGGCCCGCGCGGGCCTGACGTTGGCCATCGTCTTCGTCCTGCTGTGGCAGGTCCGCGAGCCGCTCACCGCGTACCTGTGCACGCATGGCTGGCTGTCCGAGGACATGTGCCGGGCGTTGTTGCCGCAGCAGATGCCCCCCGCGCCGCCGCTCGTCGCGCCTCCCGCGGCGACCAAGCCGTAG